A region from the Toxotes jaculatrix isolate fToxJac2 chromosome 2, fToxJac2.pri, whole genome shotgun sequence genome encodes:
- the rpl32 gene encoding 60S ribosomal protein L32 has protein sequence MAALRPLTKPKIVKKRTKKFIRHQSDRYVKIAKNWRKPRGIDNRVRRRFKGQMLMPNIGYGSNKKTKYMLPTGFKKFLVHNVKELEVLMMSNKTHCAEIAHNVSSKNRKLIVERAAQLAIKITNPNARLRSEENE, from the exons ATGGCAGCCCTCAGGCCCCTCACAAAGCCCAAGATTGTCAAAAAGCGAACCAAGAAGTTCATTCGCCATCAGTCTGACCGATATGTCAAGATTGCG AAAAACTGGCGTAAGCCCAGAGGTATTGACAACAGGGTTCGCAGGCGGTTCAAGGGTCAGATGTTGATGCCCAACATCGGTTATGGTAGCAACAAGAAGACCAAGTACATGCTGCCAACTGGCTTCAAGAAGTTCCTGGTACACAATGTCAAGGAACTTGAGGTCCTGATGATGAGTAACAA GACTCACTGTGCTGAGATCGCCCACAACGTCTCCTCCAAGAACAGGAAGCTGATCGTGGAGAGGGCAGCTCAGCTGGCCATCAAGATCACCAACCCCAACGCCAGGCTCAGGAGTGAGGAGAACGAATAA
- the ssuh2rs1 gene encoding protein SSUH2 homolog isoform X2: protein MDTNTEGQAMFAPPTAEGPSAPPASMFDNMPGYEGTVAGGGGGCLPPPMPAYPAPQPEPGPEQPHWNIPSITEDTARDAFILYASSKCCYSSAPAKDGVITSMEAFNTYRYRLETFTETRSTEWSHEPYNGQPVDAYAQPPPGPWDITAKTPSFFLDGQQIVKVPYTSSVKTCHVCLGMGRRPCKDCVGAGSKVCWVCNGSGFRHGDDRCHHCNGRGRDNCNRCHGQGSRICEMCRGKQQLLVYINLTVKWTNNCDNYVVEQLSGLQVDNLSKVSGKELFRDSQYMVYPVMSFPDPAVVNASQRLVSEHQGKYSQMSRILQQRQTIELIPVTKVTYMWEGKSHVYFVYGNEFKVNADNYPATCCCTVM, encoded by the exons ATGGATACCAACACGGAGGGGCAGG CAATGTTCGCCCCACCCACTGCTGAGGGCCCCAGCGCTCCTCCGGCCAGCATGTTCGACAACATGCCTGGCTATGAAGGAACagtggcaggaggaggag GTGGATGTCTGCCCCCTCCCATGCCTGCTTACccagctcctcagcctgagcctGGACCCGAACAACCACATTGGAA TATCCCATCTATAACTGAAGACACTGCTCGGGATGCGTTTATCCTGTATGCCTCCAGCAAGTGCTGCTACAGTTCAGCACCAGCAAAGGATGGTGTGATCACCAGCATGGAAGCATTCAATACATACAGG TACCGCCTGGAAACCTTTACTGAAACAAGATCTACAGAGTGGAGTCACGAGCCATATAATG GCCAGCCAGTGGATGCCTATGCCCAACCACCTCCAGGGCCTTGGGATATTACAGCAAAAACCCCCAGTTTCTTTCTGGATGGCCAACAGATTGTCAAGGTGCCCTACACTTCATCTGTGAAG ACCTGCCATGTTTGTTTGGGAATGGGCCGAAGACCTTGCAAAGACTGTGTCGGTGCTGGTAGT AAAGTTTGTTGGGTGTGCAATGGATCTGGTTTCCGCCATGGAGATGATCGATGCCACCACTGCAATGGAAGAGGAAGGGACAA CTGCAACCGCTGTCATGGGCAAGGATCGAGGATATGTGAAATGTGTCGTGGAAAACAACAGCTTCTAGTCTACATCAACCTCACCGTGAAATG GACCAACAACTGTGACAACTATGTTGTTGAACAGTTGAGTGGACTGCAGGTGGACAACCTTAGCAAGGTGTCTGGAAAGGAGCTCTTCAGAGACTCCCAGTACATG GTATACCCAGTGATGAGCTTTCCAGACCCTGCAGTGGTGAATGCCTCACAGCGTCTTGTCAGTGAACACCAGGGCAAGTACTCCCAGATGTCACGCATTCTGCAACAG CGGCAAACCATAGAGCTGATCCCTGTCACAAAGGTGACCTACATGTGGGAAGGGAAATCACACGT
- the ssuh2rs1 gene encoding protein SSUH2 homolog isoform X1, translated as MERQPIMSHQHRDYGIANPGYFPSAQGTPAMFAPPTAEGPSAPPASMFDNMPGYEGTVAGGGGGCLPPPMPAYPAPQPEPGPEQPHWNIPSITEDTARDAFILYASSKCCYSSAPAKDGVITSMEAFNTYRYRLETFTETRSTEWSHEPYNGQPVDAYAQPPPGPWDITAKTPSFFLDGQQIVKVPYTSSVKTCHVCLGMGRRPCKDCVGAGSKVCWVCNGSGFRHGDDRCHHCNGRGRDNCNRCHGQGSRICEMCRGKQQLLVYINLTVKWTNNCDNYVVEQLSGLQVDNLSKVSGKELFRDSQYMVYPVMSFPDPAVVNASQRLVSEHQGKYSQMSRILQQRQTIELIPVTKVTYMWEGKSHVYFVYGNEFKVNADNYPATCCCTVM; from the exons ATGGAGCGTCAGCCTATTATGAG CCATCAGCACAGAGACTACGGAATAGCCAATCCCGGTTATTTCCCATCAGCACAGGGGACACCCG CAATGTTCGCCCCACCCACTGCTGAGGGCCCCAGCGCTCCTCCGGCCAGCATGTTCGACAACATGCCTGGCTATGAAGGAACagtggcaggaggaggag GTGGATGTCTGCCCCCTCCCATGCCTGCTTACccagctcctcagcctgagcctGGACCCGAACAACCACATTGGAA TATCCCATCTATAACTGAAGACACTGCTCGGGATGCGTTTATCCTGTATGCCTCCAGCAAGTGCTGCTACAGTTCAGCACCAGCAAAGGATGGTGTGATCACCAGCATGGAAGCATTCAATACATACAGG TACCGCCTGGAAACCTTTACTGAAACAAGATCTACAGAGTGGAGTCACGAGCCATATAATG GCCAGCCAGTGGATGCCTATGCCCAACCACCTCCAGGGCCTTGGGATATTACAGCAAAAACCCCCAGTTTCTTTCTGGATGGCCAACAGATTGTCAAGGTGCCCTACACTTCATCTGTGAAG ACCTGCCATGTTTGTTTGGGAATGGGCCGAAGACCTTGCAAAGACTGTGTCGGTGCTGGTAGT AAAGTTTGTTGGGTGTGCAATGGATCTGGTTTCCGCCATGGAGATGATCGATGCCACCACTGCAATGGAAGAGGAAGGGACAA CTGCAACCGCTGTCATGGGCAAGGATCGAGGATATGTGAAATGTGTCGTGGAAAACAACAGCTTCTAGTCTACATCAACCTCACCGTGAAATG GACCAACAACTGTGACAACTATGTTGTTGAACAGTTGAGTGGACTGCAGGTGGACAACCTTAGCAAGGTGTCTGGAAAGGAGCTCTTCAGAGACTCCCAGTACATG GTATACCCAGTGATGAGCTTTCCAGACCCTGCAGTGGTGAATGCCTCACAGCGTCTTGTCAGTGAACACCAGGGCAAGTACTCCCAGATGTCACGCATTCTGCAACAG CGGCAAACCATAGAGCTGATCCCTGTCACAAAGGTGACCTACATGTGGGAAGGGAAATCACACGT
- the LOC121193198 gene encoding glutamate receptor-interacting protein 2-like, translating into MNMSTRVVFGKGRLTPKQLSFAFPQTDSLRKGSRSSGGKRRMFSFSLRCRLGIIRGRTKDEGPYSKGSKESGGTDQSHSSRRRSLSAEEYRGVTTVDLMKREGSSLGLTISGGSDKDGKPRVSNLRPGGLAARSDQLNVGDYIKSVNGINLSKLRHDEIISLLKNIGERVVLEVEYELPPFVQNPSGVITKTIEVCIHKEGNSFGFVMRGGFHEDWRRSRPLVVTYVRPGGPADREGTLKAGDRVLSIDGMPLNREKHADALTMLMQSGQEALFLIEYDVSVMEAVQQASGPLLVEIVKGPSASLGISLTTTIYRSKQVIIIDKIKPASVVERCGALHAGDILLSIDGTSTEHCSLMEATQLLASTSDIVKLEILPASQSRLPVRPQDTVKVQKSNHHHWDQSSNYCHPPHASHSKTWSSPSHPHNQQDHCKSLASGGFSPSSTATSGFSSQGSNTLPCPIPPIAPTSPRSLTGKRRTRKKDHKSSLSLASSSVGPGGQVFHVETSEVVLRGDPLTGFGIQLQGGVFATETLSAPPVIRFIEPDSPAERCGLVQVGDRLLSINGIPTEDGTLEEAHQLLRDSALANKVTVEIEFDVAESVVPSSGTFHVKLPKRRGVELGITISASKKPGKPLIISDIRKGSIAHRTGTLEPGDRLLAIDSVRLENCTIEDAMHVLQQAEDMVKLRIQKDEDNIDELEMSGSIIYTVELKRYNGPLGITISGTEEPFDPIVISGLTKKGLAERTGAIHIGDRVLAINGVSLKGKPLSEAIHLLQMAGESVTLKIKKQADQSDGRQPPDREAGFLSDTEDELTDSQKTSKHSEVYSATVPSIDSAMSSWDSSGFDAGYSSQGTYLHKASDILLNPNEWRRTKHRTQTSSSSAGLIHHTALYDGRFTEDEWDKIPGFISPPRCHGTLNQEDSFWSQALQDLETCGQSEILRELEASMTGSALSLYLEETKTNEDLMFQSEISPIKKEGIHAEFKNKSNLNMSTGTTDVPARAKVDPCDIVSPTTLALHKVTIRKDLESHDFGFSVSDGLLEKGVYVNMIRPDGPADQAGLKSFDRILQVNRVRTRDLDCCLTVPLIMEAGDSLDLVISRNPLAAADTGLPDDCDDPSNSLFCFPEHRTNSIAL; encoded by the exons atgaacatgtcaacaaGGGTAGTGTTTGGAAAGGGACGCCTCACTCCCAAGCAGCTCTCCTTCGCCTTCCCTCAGACAGATTCCCTGAGGAAAGGCAGCCGGTCGTCGGGTGGAAAGAGGAGgatgttctctttttctctcagatgTCGACTGGGCATCATCAGAGGGAGAACCAAAG ATGAAGGACCATACTCAAAAGGGAGCAAGGAATCCGGGGGAACTGACCAATCACATTCGTCCAGGAGGCGCAGCCTTTCAG CAGAagagtacagaggagtgacCACAGTGGACCTGATGAAAAGGGAAGGCAGCAGCCTTGGCCTCACCATCTCCGGAGGGTCTGACAAGGACGGCAAGCCCAGAGTGTCAAACCTACGGCCAGGTGGGCTAGCTGCCAG GAGCGACCAGCTGAATGTAGGAGACTACATCAAGTCGGTGAACGGCATCAATCTGTCAAAGCTTCGCCATGATGAGATTATCAGTCTGCTGAAGAACATCGGGGAGCGAGTTGTGCTGGAGGTGGAGTATGAGCTGCCTCCATTCG TTCAGAACCCCTCAGGAGTCATAACCAAAACCATAGAGGTGTGCATACACAAGGAGGGAAACAGCTTTGGGTTCGTCATGAGAG gagGCTTCCATGAAGACTGGCGCAGGTCTCGTCCTTTGGTGGTTACCTACGTCAGACCCGGGGGCCCTGCTGACAG AGAGGGCACTTTGAAGGCCGGGGACCGAGTATTGAGCATAGATGGGATGCCtttaaacagagagaagcaCGCTGACGCTTTGACCATGCTGATGCAGAGCGGCCAGGAAGCACTGTTCCTGATTGAGTATGACGTCTCTGTCATgg AGGCAGTGCAGCAAGCCTCGGGCCCTCTGCTGGTGGAGATAGTGAAGGGGCCCTCAGCCAGCCTGGGGATCAGCCTCaccacaacaatatacagaagcaAACAAGTTATTATTATTGACAAAATAAAGCCAGCCAGTGTGGTGGAAAG gtGTGGAGCGTTGCATGCAGGCGACATCCTCCTGTCCATAGATGGGACCAGCACAGAGCACTGCTCCTTGATGGAGGCCACACAGCTACTGGCCAGCACCTCAGATATTGTGAAACTAGAGATTCTTCCAGCCAGTCAGAGCAGACTACCTGTCAGGCCACAAGACACAG TAAAAGTGCAGAAGAGCAACCATCATCACTGGGACCAAAGCAGCAACTACTGCCATCCCCCACATGCCAGCCACAGCAAGACATGGAGCAGCCCAAGCCACCCACACAACCAGCAGGACCACTGCAAAT CACTTGCGAGTGGTGGCTTCTCCCCTTCCTCCACAGCCACCTCAGGCTTCAGCAGCCAAGGTAGCAACACGCTGCCCTGCCCCATACCTCCGATCGCTCCCACCAGCCCCCGCAGCCTGACCGGCAAGAGGAGGACCAGGAAGAAGGACCACAAGAGCTCAC TATCTCTGGCGTCCAGTTCTGTCGGCCCAGGGGGGCAGGTTTTTCATGTGGAAACAAGCGAGGTCGTCCTGAGGGGAGATCCACTCACAGGTTTTGGGATCCAGCTGCAGGGGGGTGTCTTTGCCACAGAAACCCTGTCCGCTCCCCCAGTCATCCGCTTTATTGAGCCCGACAGCCCAGCTGAGAG GTGTGGGCTGGTACAGGTTGGAGACAGACTGTTGTCCATTAATGGGATCCCCACCGAAGATGGCACCTTGGAGGAAGCCCATCAGCTGCTCAGAGACTCCGCTCTGGCCAATAAGGTCACAGTGGAGATTGAGTTTGATGTTGCAG AGTCAGTGGTTCCCAGCAGTGGCACCTTCCACGTTAAACTACccaagaggagaggagtggagctGGGCATCACCATCAGTG CAAGTAAGAAACCTGGCAAACCCCTCATCATCTCTGACATCAGGAAAGGAAGCATAGCACACAG AACAGGCACTCTGGAGCCTGGAGACAGGCTTCTGGCCATCGACAGCGTACGTCTGGAGAACTGCACCATTGAGGACGCCATGCACGTCCTGCAGCAGGCCGAGGACATGGTCAAACTGCGAATCCAGAAGGATGAGGACAACATCG ATGAGTTGGAGATGTCAGGATCCATAATCTACACAGTTGAGCTGAAGAGATACAATGGACCACTGGGCATCACGATTTCTGGCACAGAGGAGCCCTTTGACCCCATCGTCATTTCTGGTCTCACCAAGAAAGGCCtggcagagag GACTGGGGCCATCCATATAGGGGACAGAGTCCTGGCCATCAATGGGGTCAGTTTAAAAGGAAAGCCGCTGAGCGAGGCCATTCACCTCCTGCAGATGGCCGGGGAGTCCGTCACTCTTAAGATCAAGAAACAAGCTGACC AATCTGATGGCCGACAGCCTCCGGATAGAGAAGCTGGATTTCTAAGTGACACAGAGGACGAACTGACAGACTCCCAGAAGACCAGTAAACACTCAGAAGTCTACTCTGCCACTGTTCCCAGTATAGACTCTGCCATGAGCTCCTGGGATAGCTCGGGGTTCGACGCAGGATACAGTAGCCAAG GGACATATCTTCACAAAGCATCCGACATATTGCTCAATCCAAATGAGTGGAGGCGCACAAAGCACAGGACCCAAACCAGCTCAAGCTCTGCAGGTTTAATCCACCACACAGCGCTGTATGATGGGAGATTCACTGAGGATGAGTGGGACAAGATACCTGG ATTCATCAGCCCCCCTCGTTGCCATGGCACCCTGAACCAGGAGGACAGCTTCTGGTCCCAGGCTCTGCAGGACCTCGAGACCTGTGGCCAGTCAGAGATTCTCAGGGAGCTGGAG gcaTCCATGACAGGTAGTGCACTTAGTCTGTACCTAGAAGAGACCAAGACCAATGAAGACTTGATGTTTCAGTCTGAAATTAGCCCCATTAAGAAGGAGGGAATCCATGCTGAGTTTAAGAACAAAAGCAACCTGAACATGTCGACTGGAACCACAGATGTACCAGCCAGGGCCAAAGTGGACCCCTGCGATATTGTGTCCCCTACAACTCTGGCACTACACAAG GTTACAATAAGGAAAGACCTTGAGAGCCATGACTTTGGTTTCAGTGTATCAGACGGGCTCCTGGAGAAAGGGGTTTACGTCAACATGATCCGCCCAGATGGCCCAGCTGACCAGGCGGGTTTAAAGTCTTTTGACCGCATTCTTCAg GTGAACCGTGTGAGGACCAGGGATTTGGATTGTTGTCTAACTGTGCCCCTCATTATGGAGGCCGGGGACAGCCTGGACTTGGTCATTAGCAGGAATCCactggcagcagcagacacCGGGCTGCCCGACGACTGTGACGACCCCTCAAACTCACTGTTCTGCTTTCCTGAACACAGGACCAACAGTATTGCCCTGTGA